The following is a genomic window from Mycobacterium parmense.
CCTCGGAGCCGCGCAGGATCAGCCCCATGGTGCCCAGTTTGTTCACCGCCGGGATCAGCGACGCCGACGCGTCGACGCGGGCGACCTCCTCGATCACGATGCACGCCGCCACCGAATCCGCGCCCTGCCCGCCGTATTCCTCGGGCACGTGTACAGCATTGAAGCCCGACGCGACCAGCGCGTCCAACGCCTCCTGCGGGAACCGAGAGTTCTCGTCGACATCGGCGGCGTGCGGAGCGATCTCCTTCTCCGCCAGCGCGCGGATCGCGGCCCGCAGCTCCTGGTGCTCCTCGGGCAACTGGAACAAATCAAATGTGGGGTTTCCGGCCCAACCAGCCATCTCGGCCTCCTCGTGCACTCCGCCGGACGATCCGGCTCCTCCGCCCGCTGCCGGCCCCCCACCGTTACCGGGCTACTGGCCGGTAACTTTACCGTGAAGTTCTTGTAGCGCCGCATCCTTGGCCCGCACGCTGTCGGCCAGCTCCCCCTGGAACGCGGCGATGCGGGCCCGCAGCGCCGGATCGGACGCACCCAGGATGCGCACCGCCAGCAGGCCGGCGTTGCGTCCGCCGCCGATCGACACCGTCGCGACCGGGACACCGGCGGGCATCTGCACGATCGACAGCAGCGAATCCAGGCCGTCCAGCCGGGCCAGCGGAACCGGGACGCCGATCACCGGCAGCGGTGTGGCCGCGGCGACCATCCCGGGCAGGTGCGCCGCGCCGCCCGCGCCGGCGATGATCACCTCGATGCCGCGGTCCGCTGCGGTCCGCGCGTAGTCGAACATCACCTCGGGGGTGCGGTGCGCCGAGACCACCCGGGCCTCGGCCGGCACGCCGAACTCGGCCAGCGCGACGGCGGCGTCGGACATCACCGACCAGTCGCTGTCGCTGCCCATGATCACCCCGACCCGGGCCTCAGTCATTGCGCCGCTCCTCCTCATCGCTTCGTTCTGCATCGTCGCCGGCGCGGTTCAGCCATGTGGGTCCCATCCGTCCATCCACTGCGCGTGCGACAACCAGTGTGCCGCCAGCTCGGCCCGTTTCCGAAGCGCCGCCAGCCCGTCGGGGTCCGCACCGAGAAAGTTCACGTGCCCGACCTTGCGGCCGGGTCGTTCGGCCTTGCCGTAAAGGTGGACCCGCGCGTCGGGCATCCGGGCGAACAGGTGGTGCAGCCGCTCGTCGGTGGGCATCGCGGGCTCATGCGGCGCCCCGAGCACGTTGGCCATCACGGTCACCGGGGCGAGGGCGGCCGTGTCGCCCAGCGGGTAGTCGAGCACCGCGCGCAGGTGCTGTTCGAACTGGCTGGTGCGCGAGCCGTCCATGGTCCAGTGCCCGGAGTTGTGCGGCCGCATCGCCAGCTCGTTGACCAGCAAGTCGCCCTCGGTGTTCTCGAACAGCTCGACCGCCAGCACCCCCACCACCCCGAGCTCGTCCGCCAGCCGCAACGCCAGCCGTTGCGCGGCCGACGCCACGTCGCCGGGCAGGCCGGGGGCCGGCGCGACCACCTGCACGCAGATGCCGTCGCGCTGCACCGTCTCGACCACCGGCCAGGCGGCGCCCTGCCCGAACGGCGACCGCGC
Proteins encoded in this region:
- the purE gene encoding 5-(carboxyamino)imidazole ribonucleotide mutase; the protein is MTEARVGVIMGSDSDWSVMSDAAVALAEFGVPAEARVVSAHRTPEVMFDYARTAADRGIEVIIAGAGGAAHLPGMVAAATPLPVIGVPVPLARLDGLDSLLSIVQMPAGVPVATVSIGGGRNAGLLAVRILGASDPALRARIAAFQGELADSVRAKDAALQELHGKVTGQ